The following are encoded in a window of Colletotrichum lupini chromosome 3, complete sequence genomic DNA:
- a CDS encoding zinc-binding dehydrogenase, translating into MSFKSEAIVARGPFSEEKWAIEPVTLRDLRSDEVLVEVVASGICHTDLHCGNTPDDKGVPGVYYPGVLGHEGSGYVVQVGDGVTKVKPGDAVFLSFSYCGECHVCKTGPPSHCTKFFEINFIGEPVFSDGIGGRFFGQSSLAHHTVVSDKSVVNAAGLGLTRDDLRILAPLGCGLQTGSGTVINVAKAGPKDCIAIAGMGGVGLAAVIAAKNQGCKAIIGIDRVESRLELAKTLGATHIINTTGLEMTQVTEKIKEAAEGLGATICIDTSAFPPLLEAQVQGTRYMGKIIQVGTGMPESHLSLHMQSFMVSGKQYFGAVQGHVNTAEYVPQMVQWWRDGKFPVEKLIKVFEHGDFASAVEAMKRGDVVKPIIAWS; encoded by the exons ATGTCATTCAAGTCGGAAGCCATCGTCGCCAGAGGCCCCTTCTCTGAAGAAAAATGGGCCATTGAACCAGTCACTCTTCGAGATCTTCGCTCAGACGAGGTTCTTGTTGAAGTTGTCGCCTCTGGTATCTGTCACACAGACTTACACTGCGGTAACACGCCCGATGATAAGGGAGTTCCTGGAGTCTACTACCCTGGAGTCCTGGGACATGAAG GTTCTGGATACGTGGTTCAGGTCGGAGATGGCGTGACGAAGGTCAAGCCCGGCGACGCCGTTTTCCTCTCCTTTTCATACTGCGGAGAGTGCCACGTCTGCAAGACGGGACCGCCATCTCACTGCACCAAATTCTTCGAGATCAACTTCATAGGAGAGCCAGTCTTCTCGGACGGAATAGGCGGGCGCTTTTTCGGCCAGTCCAGCTTAGCCCATCACACCGTCGTCAGCGACAAGTCCGTCGTCAATGCGGCCGGCCTCGGACTGACTCGGGATGACCTGAGAATACTAGCACCGCTTGGATGTGGTCTTCAGACAGGCAGCGGAACCGTCATCAACGTCGCCAAGGCCGGTCCGAAGGACTGCATCGCCATCGCGGGTATGGGAGGTGTAGGCTTGGCGGCGGTCATTGCAGCAAAGAACCAAGGGTGCAAGGCCATCATCGGAATCGACCGAGTCGAGTCTCGCCTCGAGCTGGCTAAGACACTAGGAGCTACGCACATCATCAATACGACTGGGCTCGAAATGACGCAGGTGACTGAGAAGATCAAGGAAGCGGCTGAGGGGCTTGGAGCAACCATTTGCATCGACACCAGCGCGTTCCCGCCTTTGCTCGAAGCTCAAGTTCAAGGAACGCGGTACATGGGGAAGATCATTCAGGTTGGCACTGGCATGCCAGAGTCACATCTGTCGCTTCACATGCAGAGTTTCATGGTCAGCGGAAAGCAGTATTTTGGAGCGGTTCAGGGGCACGTCAACACTGCCGAGTACGTTCCTCAGATGGTTCAGTGGTGGAGAGATGGGAAGTTTCCTGTTGAGAAGCTGATCAAAGTCTTTGAACACGGCGATTTTGCTTCAGCTGTAGAAGCGATGAAGCGCGGCGACGTTGTCAAGCCAATTATTGCCTGGTCATGA
- a CDS encoding cytochrome P450, producing the protein MSMSMLPSVNATAGAEVDGALFIEVAQRWPVAATALFACAVAYLLQIVLKSDPWADIPMVGTEFGGSEARRKQFMNGEARNLYLRGYRKVRQTPASPNGEHYELTGHTHSSKRELSGSPPQEVSSSPSTAKITCTKSPESPNIVVARKFMNELKRLPDDVLSFNRAIEESMHAKYTGIDTDIALLPHTVKTALTPALVRLNPIIADEVVEALRTELPQSCDWNEVKIMDKMMRVIAMASGRVFIGPELCRNEEYLDAAINYTLDLMKAVRKVADIAPWLRPFLAARTSEVKQVHHRIEEADKFLRPVVTARKEAEKSPDYQKPDDMLQWIMESQKKFGEKNDRELARYQLGISFAAIHTTTVTTTNALYTLAAMPELIPMLRDDIQQALAESNGVFTSGAMQNMKKLDSFLKETMRYYALGPTSFQRKVLKTFALSNGQVIPGGSVIELPVIGINNDDEIFPDSEKFDALRFYKLRQAKTEQETGSKQAEVVANAQFVSVGQTSLTFGYGRHACPGRFFAVNEIKMIMATTLANYDIKNVGDSKERYKNLEFGAITQPDPNRKVLLRKL; encoded by the exons ATGTCGATGTCGATGCTTCCCAGCGTGAACGCTACAGCCGGTGCTGAGGTAGACGGCGCCCTCTTTATCGAAGTAGCCCAGCGATGGCCTGTCGCCGCCACTGCCTTGTTTGCATGTGCTGTGGCATATTTGCTCCAAATAGTCTTGAAGAGTGATCCATGGGCAGATATTCCTATGGTAGGCACAGAGTTTGGAGGATCCGAAGCCCGGCGAAAGCAATTTATGAATGGCGAGGCCAGGAACCTCTACCTAAGAGGATACAGAAAGGTACGGCAGACACCAGCAAGTCCCAATGGTGAGCATTATGAGTTAACCGGACATACGCATAGTTCAAAGAGAGAGCTTTCCGGATCACCACCGCAAGAAGTAAGCTCCAGCCCCTCAACAGCGAAGATCACCTGTACTAAGTCACCAGAATCGCCAAATATTGTCGTCGCCCGGAAGTTCATGAACGAGCTGAAGAGGCTTCCTGATGACGTTCTCAGCTTCAACCGGGCCATCGAAGAG TCAATGCACGCGAAGTACACAGGTATAGACACCGACATCGCGTTGTTGCCCCACACCGTCAAGACTGCTTTGACACCAGCTCTGG TCCGACTCAACCCGATCATCGCCGACGAAGTCGTCGAAGCTCTGCGAACAGAGCTCCCCCAATCATGCGACTGGAACGAGGTCAAGATCATGGACAAGATGATGCGAGTCATCGCCATGGCCTCAGGGCGCGTCTTTATCGGACCCGAGCTCTGCCGAAACGAAGAATACCTAGACGCCGCGATCAACTATACCCTCGATCTGATGAAGGCCGTTAGAAAGGTTGCTGATATTGCTCCGTGGCTACGCCCCTTCTTGGCAGCAAGAACGTCGGAAGTCAAGCAGGTTCACCACCGGATTGAGGAGGCGGACAAGTTCCTGAGACCTGTGGTGACCGCAAGGAAGGAGGCCGAGAAAAGCCCCGACTACCAAAAGCCGGACGATATGCTGCAATGGATCATGGAGTCGCAGAAGAAGTTTGGTGAGAAGAATGATAGAGAGCTTGCTAGGTACCAGCTGGGTATCAGCTTCGCTGCTATCCACACTACAACTGTCACCACGACCAATGC TCTCTACACCCTGGCTGCTATGCCTGAGCTGATTCCAATGCTCCGGGACGACATCCAGCAAGCCTTGGCCGAGAGCAACGGTGTCTTCACCAGCGGCGCTATGCAGAACATGAAGAAGCTGGATAGCTTCCTCAAGGAGACGATGAGATACTATGCACTTGGTCCCA CATCATTCCAGCGCAAGGTCTTGAAGACGTTTGCCCTATCGAACGGCCAGGTCATTCCTGGCGGATCCGTAATCGAGTTGCCTGTAATTGGCATCAACAACGACGATGAGATCTTCCCGGACTCCGAGAAGTTCGACGCCTTGAGATTTTACAAGCTTCGACAAGCCAAGACGGAACAGGAAACCGGCTCAAAACAGGCCGAGGTTGTGGCAAATGCCCAGTTCGTCAGCGTGGGGCAGACCAGTTTGACCTTTGGTTACGGTCGTCACGCATGCCCAGGCCGCTTCTTCGCTGTAAACGAGATCAAGATGATCATGGCGACGACGCTGGCCAACTACGACATTAAGAACGTAGGAGACAGCAAGGAGCGATACAAGAACTTGGAATTCGGCGCAATA ACTCAACCGGACCCCAACAGGAAGGTTCTGCTGAGGAAGCTTTAG